The following coding sequences are from one Lolium rigidum isolate FL_2022 chromosome 6, APGP_CSIRO_Lrig_0.1, whole genome shotgun sequence window:
- the LOC124662691 gene encoding MLO-like protein 1 — MGRGGGGGSSSSLEFTPTWIVAGVCSLIVVISLAVERFLHYIGKTLKKKHQKALFEALLKVKEELMLLGFISLLLTVSQGVIQRTCIPPSWTNYMLPCKKMDAHTVSAKVLALGVRRLLSDRGPRSEHCQNKGKVPLLSPDALHQLHIFIFVLAITHVILSAVTMFLGGEKIRHWKRWEDEIEKNAGNGSKKLTHVQQFEFIRENFNGVGKESMILSWMHSFAKQFYASVTKSDYTTMRLGFIMTHCRGNPKFHFHRYMVRALEADFKKVVGIRWYLWIFVVIFMLLNVNGLHTYFWISFIPLILLLAVGTKLEHVIAQLAHEVAEKHSAIEGDLVVNPSDEHFWCARPRVILYLIHFILFQNAFEIALFFWMLTTYGFNSCIMDHVPLIVPRLVIGVVIQLLCSYSTLPLYAIVTQMGTFFKKEIFDEHIQQGLVGWAQKAKRRTESIKDSAGGGTHGPSSGLEMLRRAAAAIQGSRAPQR; from the exons CGCTGGAGTTCACGCCGACGTGGATCGTCGCGGGGGTCTGCTCCCTCATCGTGGTCATCTCCCTCGCCGTCGAGAGGTTCCTCCATTACATCGGCAAG ACACTGAAGAAGAAGCACCAGAAGGCGCTGTTCGAGGCTCTCCTCAAGGTGAAAGAAG AGCTGATGCTTCTGGGGTTCATCTCCCTTCTGCTCACGGTTTCCCAAGGGGTGATCCAGAGGACGTGTATTCCTCCCAGCTGGACCAACTACATGCTGCCCTGCAAGAAGATGGACGCGCATACTGTCTCTGCTAAGGTTCTCGCCCTTGGCGTCCGGCGGCTGCTTTCCGACAGAGGACCGCGGTCTGAGCATTGCCAAAACAAG GGAAAAGTTCCTTTGCTGTCGCCTGATGCGCTACATCAGTTgcatattttcatttttgttcTGGCTATCACCCATGTGATTCTCAGTGCTGTAACTATGTTTTTAGGAGGAGAAAAG ATTCGTCACTGGAAACGATGGGAGGATGAAATTGAGAAAAATGCAGGAAACG GATCTAAGAAGTTAACCCatgttcaacaatttgaatttatCAGGGAAAATTTTAATGGCGTCGGCAAAGAATCAATGATATTAAGCTGGATG CATTCATTTGCTAAGcagttttatgcctctgttactaAATCGGACTACACAACAATGCGACTTGGTTTCATCATG ACACACTGCCGAGGAAACCCAAAGTTTCATTTTCACCGATACATGGTACGTGCTTTAGAGGCTGATTTCAAGAAGGTGGTTGGCATAAG GTGGTACTTGTGGATATTTGTTGTGATATTCATGTTGCTGAATGTTAATG GTTTGCACACCTACTTTTGGATCTCCTTCATTCCCCTTATT CTTCTGCTGGCTGTTGGCACCAAGCTGGAGCACGTCATAGCTCAGCTGGCCCATGAGGTCGCCGAGAAGCACTCGGCAATCGAGGGCGACTTGGTCGTCAATCCATCAGACGAACACTTCTGGTGCGCACGGCCGAGGGTGATTCTGTACCTGATCCACTTCATCCTCTTCCAGAACGCGTTCGAGATCGCGCTCTTCTTCTGGATGCTG ACTACCTACGGCTTCAACTCCTGCATCATGGACCACGTCCCTTTAATCGTGCCGAGGCTTGTCATCGG GGTCGTTATTCAACTCCTCTGCAGCTACAGCACCTTGCCTCTATATGCAATTGTCACCCAG ATGGGGACATTCTTCAAAAAGGAGATCTTCGACGAGCACATCCAGCAGGGGCTGGTTGGGTGGGCGCAGAAGGCCAAGAGGAGGACAGAATCTATCAAGGATAGCGCCGGTGGTGGCACGCACGGGCCTTCCTCTGGTCTGGAAATGCTGCGGCGAGCCGCCGCTGCAATACAGGGCTCTCGAGCTCCGCAAAGGTAG